From Corvus cornix cornix isolate S_Up_H32 chromosome 6, ASM73873v5, whole genome shotgun sequence, one genomic window encodes:
- the ADRA2A gene encoding alpha-2A adrenergic receptor — protein MFNLERPFTERGHFFSSMEYQRQLEEEEGYPTPGTNGTFNDSGAGPGWGTPYSLHTTITLISLAGLLMLFTVFGNVLVIIAVFTSRALKAPQNLFLVSLASADILVATLVIPFSLANEVMGYWYFGKVWCEIYLALDVLFCTSSIVHLCAISLDRYWSITQAIEYNLKRTPRRIKCIIFIVWVISAVISFPPLISIEKKSGQQADQGVAGCKINDEKWYIISSSIGSFFAPCLIMILVYMRIYQIAKRRTRVPPNKRAERPEKKQNGLTDKEDLPATAQLNGEKAAGGSGGQEGEVNGIDMEETSSSEHQENNQCKKSERPSRGKTKTKLSQIKPGDSLPRKTEEERNTKGSRWRGRQNREKRFTFVLAVVIGVFVICWFPFFFTYTLMAVCESCSVPDTLFKFFFWFGYCNSSLNPVIYTIFNHDFRRAFKRILCRIERKRIV, from the coding sequence ATGTTTAACCTGGAGCGCCCGTTCACGGAGAGGGGCCACTTCTTCTCCTCCATGGAGTACCAGcggcagctggaggaggaggagggctaCCCCACTCCGGGCACCAATGGGACGTTCAACgacagcggggccgggccgggctggggcaCGCCGTACTCTCTGCACACAACCATCACTCTCATCAGCCTGGCCGGCTTGCTCATGCTCTTCACCGTCTTTGGCAACGTCCTGGTCATCATCGCTGTCTTCACCAGCCGGGCGCTCAAAGCCCCCCAGAACCTCTTCCTGGTCTCCTTAGCCTCAGCTGACATCCTGGTGGCCACGCTGGTCATCCCTTTCTCACTGGCAAATGAGGTGATGGGGTACTGGTACTTCGGTAAAGTCTGGTGTGAGATCTACTTGGCCTTGGATGTGCTCTTCTGCACCTCCTCTATCGTGCACCTCTGTGCCATCAGCCTGGACCGCTACTGGTCCATCACACAAGCCATCGAGTACAACCTCAAGCGTACCCCACGCCGCATCAAGTGCATCATCTTCATCGTCTGGGTCATCTCGGCTGTCATCTCCTTCCCACCACTCATCTCCATCGAGAAGAAGAGTGGGCAGCAGGCTGACCAGGGGGTGGCAGGGTGCAAGATCAATGATGAGAAGTGGTACATCATCTCTTCTAGCATCGGCTCCTTCTTTGCCCCCTGCCTCATCATGATCCTGGTCTACATGCGCATCTACCAGATAGCCAAGAGGAGGACAAGGGTCCCGCCGAACAAGCGGGCAGAGCGCCCCGAGAAGAAGCAGAATGGCTTGACTGACAAGGAGGACCtgccagccacagcacagctcaacggggagaaggcagcaggaggcagtggtgggcaggagggagaggtcAATGGCATAGACATGGAGGAGACCTCTTCCTCCGAGCACCAGGAGAACAACCAGTGTAAGAAGTCAGAGAGACCATCGAGAGGAAAGACCAAGACTAAGCTGAGCCAAATTAAGCCTGGGGACAGTTTGCCCAGGAagacagaggaggagaggaacacCAAAGGGTCCCGGTGGAGAGGCAGGCAGAACCGGGAGAAGCGCTTCACCTTTGTGCTTGCAGTGGTGATTGGAGTCTTTGTCATCTGCTGGTTCCCCTTCTTCTTCACCTACACGCTGATGGCCGTCTGCGAGAGCTGCTCCGTGCCCGACACCCTCTTCAAGTTCTTCTTCTGGTTCGGTTACTGCAATAGCTCCTTGAACCCCGTCATCTATACCATTTTCAACCATGACTTCAGACGGGCCTTCAAAAGGATCCTCTGCAGGATAGAGAGGAAAAGGATTGTTTGA